Genomic segment of Paenibacillus polymyxa:
GGAGCCCCCATTAATGTCTGTGAAAGCTTATGCGGAGGCGCAAGCGGCGAAAAGTGCAGCAAACAGCAGTACAGGGGGAAGCTCCAATTCAAGCGTTACATCGAAAGATAAGGGAGCCGTTAAGTCAGCTGTAAACACTCCCAGCTCACCGAAGGCTAGTCTACTCGATGGCGTATTGGGATTAGCTCAGAAAGTATGTGATGTGGCTGCGTCTATTCCTGTATTGGGTGCCATACCGAAAGCAGCAAGTCAAAAAATAGCTTCGATTCGTTCCGAAGTGGCTTCCTCAGGACCGTCATCCATAGTTAAACATGCGGCAGCAGGATTGTCCATGATTGCCAGCGTACCTTCCCATGGTTGGGGAGTGGTGTTGGGGAAGACCGCCAAGGTTGCTGCCCAAACCTTACATGCGCACGCGGAGGAACAGAGGGCTCGTGAACGGCATGCGACGATGGATTTTCTTGGTAAGGTATGGACGAGTGCCAGAGGGTATGGAGAAGTACAATCCATACATGACTTCATCAACTATGTAAAGGGAGTCAATCAGGCTTCCGTCCAAGCCTATAGCGATATTCCCCCTGATATACGGGAACGATGGTATCAAAGAAATGTGGATCAACAGTTTGAAAAGGCGCTGGATGCTTATTATAATAATCAGGATCTCTCCATAGATATAGTCGCATTGATGGAACATCAACGGCAGACAGACAATCATTTTCGATATAGTGACAGAGCTTTGATGAGTTCCAAGTATCGGGATGATATGAAAGGGTACACGACAGAACAGAAGAAATATCTAATTGATTTTCTGAATTCAATTGACGAATATAGGAAAGAGTATGGGCCGTATAGGGAAAGCTCTTTTATGAAAGACCTGGATGAGACTGAGCGGATTGTGTTTAATGAAATCAAAAACTTTGCCTATGAGAGTGTAGAGGACATGGCAGAGAGGCTTCGGAATTTCCCTAATATAGATATTCTCCAAATGGTGATCGATAACATCGAAGGAAAACAAGACGTAGCAGATAAAATTGTTAAAGTCATAACGGATCCAGATGCTGCTTATGAAAAAACGATAAACAGCTCCAAACAAGAAAATGCCCGTCTGTTAGTAGAAGCAGCATTTTTATTTGCCGTTGGAAGGAAAGGAAAGAATCATTCTAAAGATGACGGTGCTTCACCAGGAGGATCGCATAATGATCATTCTTCTGAGGAGACGAATAATGGTGGTTCGGGCGGTAGTAGGACTAGAATAATTTCAAGTGCTGATGATTTATCAGACGGGGCAAGATCAAAAATAACGACTAGCCAACAAGCTACTTTAAATCTACACGACAGGGTCTATACTCATGTAACACCAGATGATTTATTAGGAGCTGAAAAGGAATTAAAGGGAATACCGCTCTTAAGAGAGGATGGTTCACTAGTATTGAGGGAAGATGGATTGCCATTTAACCATATGCAAGAAGTTTCAGACTCATATAGAGGATTGGAAAAGCTTAAAAAAAGCTATGAAGGAATTCTTAAAAATCCTAATTTAGATAGTGAATTGAGACAATTGTATACTAGTAAAATTAATGAGGTAAATGCTTCTATGAATAAAATAGAAGATATTTTTGCTCCATTTGGAGGAATATTACCTCCAAAATAATTATCAATAAGGCGGTGTTGAATGTGTTTGATAGAACTAAAAAACTTAGTTTGTTTATAACTAAAGAAGCATATGAAGAAGCAGTCCAAAATGCAATAGATAATCCTAATAGTCCTTTAGTCAAATGGTATCTAGATATTCTTGATAAAACGCTTGAAAACTTAGAAAATTTTGATCTTATACGATGTATAAGACAAAATATTTTTGTGGAAATGGTCGTTTTTGAAATTATTCAAAGGATTTTAAAGGATAATAACCCTTTTTTTGCAGAGATTGATACAGTAGAATTAACGGAAAAGTTATCATCTGTTGATCATAAAATCTTAGAAGCAAATAAAGAATCTTTAATTAAAATAATTAGTTTAATCATAGACAATGATCTAATTAATAAATCAGACATTTGGTTATACGAAGATGAGAAGGATGAGTATAGGACATATATAAATAAAATTAATAGAAAATTAAAAGTGGGCTATTGATAGTTTTTTGAACTGAATAATAGCTTCGGTAGGTATTGGCACAGACCGAATACAAGGCGGTGAGCCAAGCCTGGATTATAAAATGGGTGGTAACTGGTAAATAGTTGCCACCTTCTTTATGTCTATGTTTAAGATTACAACTTAGGGGACGGGTAATGTAGCTGATGAGGTAAGACCAATTGATCATAAAACTGGAGAAATAATTTATCATGACTGGATTCCTGCCAGACCTATTGATCTTGTAACTGAACAGTATCTCATTGACAAAGTTGTAGAAGCTAGATCAAGGTTATCTAATAAATATAAAGATAAAGATAAAGGGAATTTTGCATATGTTAAAGCGGAAATTGAGGGGCTTGATCAGTCGGAATTCTTTGCACATAGTAAAATTAGTGATCCGAACAAAAAAATTCCTGGAACTGAAAATTTTTTTTTTAGACCCAGAAAACCCTTCATTTCCTGCTACTAAGGCCTCTTTGGATGAGGGGAAAGGTGATATTATTCTCAGAGATATGGATACTGAATATAAGATCTTGAATGATATTGATAAGAAACTTGGGGATAATAGAGAAGCGAAGGGTACAATTACTATGTTAACGGAAAAAGATACATGTGGAAGTTGTAATTTGGTTATCAGCAATTACAAATAGTGTGTTGGGTCAGTTTGGACGAGATTGCGAGAATACTCTCAGTGAGAAAATGATTGTGTATACCACTTTAGGGGAGATACTCATACGCAAAATTACCTAATCCCAGATGAAATCGTTTCAGAAATAAAAAGTTTCGATGTTAACGATACAAAGGATCAACTTCTTCAAGTAGAAAAAGATCAGTTAATAAATCTTATTAATAAAGTATTGGAGAAATCAAACAATAGTTGAAAGTGGGTCTGTAAAATGATTAATGGCGAACCATTCCGTAATCCCACGTTTTCGTCCTCTGTCCAACATACCCCATGATACAAGTTCAAGCAGGACGTTGACTGCATTGCGGTCCAATAAGAAACAGCGGCGGATTTCCTGCGGAACTTCGGCGTAAACATGGTATTGACTTCATAGAGATGTGTCGCTTCTTCGTCATCCGATTGTTCAGCAACGCTATTTCTAAACAAGCTAGACTGTAGTTCTTCCCAGTTCGTTAGTTTCAAGTCCATAACTGCTTTTCCCTCGAATTAAGTCTGAGTGGACGGCTAGCCTTACCATGACCTACTCTTTATATCAACTGGTCGTCACTAGAGTTCTTACGCTATAACCATCGCGGCAAGTAGTCAAATTATTGCGGACAATTTGCAGATAAGTCCTGACAATATTAGTGGTCGGACTATCTTTAGTTGCATTTTCTTTGACACTATATCCATCGGGGTATCTAATCATAAAGTTGTGTTTGTTTTCAAAAATCCGCAAGAAAGCGAATATAACAAAAAACAGGTCACCGGGCGGAGCGCGGCGGTATTCGCTCCAAAGCGGTTTTTACGGGAGGAATACTTTACTCAGAATCAAAGATAGAGTTCCGCCGCCATTCCGCCTTGCCGCTTCAGGAGGCTCGTTAAATGGCTCTGAGACCGTACGGAATCGCCTTACAGGTGTTTCTGTGAGTTGGTCGAGAATTGATGTAGACACAATAGTGTGGCTCTACGAGCCGTATAGAAGGCTACGCGAGTGTTCGGTACTACTCATCTTCCATGACAAGTAACTCATGAAGGTTAATATCTAATGTTCGGCAGATATGCTCCAATGTATCGAAAAAAGCAGTAGTCACGTTGTCTTGGCAAAGTCGGTTAATTGTACTGGGTCGAACATTCATTAGCCGAGCCAGTTCCCGTTGTGACATATTTCTCTCGGCAAGAATCTCTTTGAGTCGAATCCTGATAGGCATATTGCATCTCTCCTTCAACAAGCAGAAAAGGGAGCAGAGTTTATTGATACCACTACAGGCTTAAAGTGGGAAGTGAAAAGTTTTGAATCATATCCAAGTGGTAGGAACGGAGTACCTATAACAAATCCCAAAAAGGGTGCTTTTTCTATTCAAAATGGTATGCAAAAAATACAAGAAGAATTTGCTAAAGGGAATGACGTAATTATTGACACAAAAAAAATGGTGCCTGAGCATATTAAACAACTGAAGAAAGCAATTGATGAAGCGGGAATAGCAAATAGAATATTGTGGTATCCTTAAGGAGTGAGGAAATGGAAGAAAGAAATATTCTTAGTATGTTTGATTTGCATAAAAAGTGGGTTGAGACAATTGGTAAAGAAGGTGAAATGTTAAAGCTAGATGAAGTGGATTTAAGAAATTTTGATTTATCCGATAAATTGGTTGAACAAGCATATTTAATAGAGTGTACTTTTGATGATCTCAAACTGGAGAATATCGATTTTCACACATCATTGTTATGCTCGTCAACTTTTAAAAATGCGTATTTAGATAAATCCGATTTTTATAAATCAGATCTTAGATATACAGATTTTTCTAACTGTGTCATTAAAAACTCTAGATTTAGTAAAGGTGATTGTTGGGAAGCGGTATTTAAAAATGCAATTTTAGTAAATTGTAATTTGATTAATGTACTTTTCTACCTCACTGATTTTAGTAACGCAAGACTAGAAAATGTAGATATAAGTGTAGCGACATTTGAAGAAACATTATTAAGCGGAGTGATATTGAAAAATATTAAAGGTATAGAAGAAGCTCATATTAAAAGTATTAATATTGGTACGTTGGAGAAACCTATTTTGTTGAAGTCAGAAGAAGCAAAGAAATGGATGTTAGAAAAATGTGAAGTAAGTGGTTAAGCAGATTGGCTACTAGTGCCGAAATAACACATCATTCAACCAATAACACATCTAACCCACGTAATACCCGTATAAAGATTTCTCCATTTCTGTTGTACGCACATCAAATGCTTTAATTTTATAACCTAAATATCACTATTCCGTTACATCAAACAGGTTGATTATGGTCAGATACCACCATAATTGACCTGGTTTTTGTTATATTCGCTTTCTCACAGTTTTTTGAAATCAATCGCAACTGTAAAATAAGCCACGGCGATAGGGAAGATGAGATATATCGCATTTTCTAGGATGGGTAGCACGACAATTAATAATAGGAGCGACTGTATTGAAAACATTTTTTGTTTTTCAGCAACAGCATGGCATGTTATTGCGATTGTTACTGTGAAGAAAAAATCTCTGGTGACGACCAGTTAAAATATAACAGGCAGGGAACGTATAAGGCTAGCCACCTGCCCTCTAATTAAGCCTGAAATTCATGAAAAAAATCGGGAGGGTACGACATATGAAAGGAGTAACGGTATCCATCGACCGTATTGTCATTGACTTTACAGACGTGTACTGGGACTTCTTCAATGAGTTCTATAAACGAATCTGTCACTACTACCGGGTCAATTAAACGAGAATCATTATGCTACATTTGCATACTGGTTCGGTGGTGACGGATTGTAATATCTAAAATATTGTATGGATTTTGACCATTCCATTTAAGCTTGTTACAATAGGTTAAACTAAGTGGAGATACTTCAATATAGAATGGTGTGGTCTAAACTTGCAACATGAAAACGAACTTTTGGATGTATGGTTGTCTTTGTCTCACATCCATTCCACTTTAAATGATAAGTTAGAACAAGCTCTACTACAAAATTATGATTTATCCTTGAAGGAGTTTTATGTTTTGGGTTTTATATCCCATTCCGAGGAAAAAAAATTACGACTGCAGCAACTTCAAGAATTGGTGGGATTAAGTCAAAGTGCGACATCGAGACTCGTAGTGAGAATGGAAGCCAAAAACTGCGGGGCTTTACAAAGACATACATGCGAGGATGATCGACGAGGTGTGTATACTCGGATTACGGAATTTGGTGAAAATAAATTCCAGCGTGCACTTCAAACCTTTAATCAGGTGTTACAATCAGAACTTCAGAAAGATGGAGTGAAGTCACAATTTCAAAATCTTACGCAAAAGCTGTTTTAGACTGTGCAACCTGTGTATATCGTTCTTAGTATCCCTAGGGTAATATGTGGCTTGAACGTTGTGCCACGAAAGGCTCTTTACAGGGGCTTAGTTTATTACCCTACCGATTCAATAGAGATGTTATGATTGGAAAGTGAACATTTACATGATTGCGCATGCATGTTTTCATCAGACTTCCAACCATGTACGTATAGAAACGCCCTTCCAAAACTCCTCCTTATAAGGAGGAGTTTTATCCTCTGGAACCAACGCTAGCCCTCTTTGCTTAAGAAACAGAGGCCGTATTGCGCTTTT
This window contains:
- a CDS encoding MarR family winged helix-turn-helix transcriptional regulator translates to MDVWLSLSHIHSTLNDKLEQALLQNYDLSLKEFYVLGFISHSEEKKLRLQQLQELVGLSQSATSRLVVRMEAKNCGALQRHTCEDDRRGVYTRITEFGENKFQRALQTFNQVLQSELQKDGVKSQFQNLTQKLF
- a CDS encoding deaminase domain-containing protein, whose protein sequence is MLKRKLRGLISRNSLHIVKLVIRTKKFLELKIFFLDPENPSFPATKASLDEGKGDIILRDMDTEYKILNDIDKKLGDNREAKGTITMLTEKDTCGSCNLVISNYK
- a CDS encoding phage baseplate assembly protein V — protein: MNHTQTMLTYTELECTGPYPLQTISELRIERKLNDHARLKISGWLDEEQRDHYIEQDQDNEPVIIRTKTENGQPERILFHGLLVHAETRMVRGIYYVELEAVSHTIQLDITPATRSYQDTLMPYGNLIKQIIQKYNQADVIDNITDSTILHEFTLQYRETDWAFLKRMASRFGTVLIPEISLNGPKFWFGMPEGQYVEMKHPVYRTRRSFDPKRIAEFSYMMESETLARPGDLTNWNGEQWMVAEVTSELRKGLLLHEYELVHEQGIQQTEILCPHLTGASLEGRVIEAESGRIRVHLTVDEKQDRDKAWWFPYASSYTAEGHSGWYVMPERGDTVSVRFPTEQEADGYAASSIRQGRSSSLKLTDPATKYWGTPHGKDIKLSASELKVTAKSEQVHISMNGSGIQVVSEHELSLSAGKTLSLHADGELNIQATDAIYFKAGSSSLVLDGETDIRSAKVQLEGTVKRPVFVADLAPIWEPPLMSVKAYAEAQAAKSAANSSTGGSSNSSVTSKDKGAVKSAVNTPSSPKASLLDGVLGLAQKVCDVAASIPVLGAIPKAASQKIASIRSEVASSGPSSIVKHAAAGLSMIASVPSHGWGVVLGKTAKVAAQTLHAHAEEQRARERHATMDFLGKVWTSARGYGEVQSIHDFINYVKGVNQASVQAYSDIPPDIRERWYQRNVDQQFEKALDAYYNNQDLSIDIVALMEHQRQTDNHFRYSDRALMSSKYRDDMKGYTTEQKKYLIDFLNSIDEYRKEYGPYRESSFMKDLDETERIVFNEIKNFAYESVEDMAERLRNFPNIDILQMVIDNIEGKQDVADKIVKVITDPDAAYEKTINSSKQENARLLVEAAFLFAVGRKGKNHSKDDGASPGGSHNDHSSEETNNGGSGGSRTRIISSADDLSDGARSKITTSQQATLNLHDRVYTHVTPDDLLGAEKELKGIPLLREDGSLVLREDGLPFNHMQEVSDSYRGLEKLKKSYEGILKNPNLDSELRQLYTSKINEVNASMNKIEDIFAPFGGILPPK
- a CDS encoding contact-dependent growth inhibition system immunity protein, with translation MFDRTKKLSLFITKEAYEEAVQNAIDNPNSPLVKWYLDILDKTLENLENFDLIRCIRQNIFVEMVVFEIIQRILKDNNPFFAEIDTVELTEKLSSVDHKILEANKESLIKIISLIIDNDLINKSDIWLYEDEKDEYRTYINKINRKLKVGY
- a CDS encoding helix-turn-helix domain-containing protein, with product MPIRIRLKEILAERNMSQRELARLMNVRPSTINRLCQDNVTTAFFDTLEHICRTLDINLHELLVMEDE
- a CDS encoding pentapeptide repeat-containing protein, coding for MEERNILSMFDLHKKWVETIGKEGEMLKLDEVDLRNFDLSDKLVEQAYLIECTFDDLKLENIDFHTSLLCSSTFKNAYLDKSDFYKSDLRYTDFSNCVIKNSRFSKGDCWEAVFKNAILVNCNLINVLFYLTDFSNARLENVDISVATFEETLLSGVILKNIKGIEEAHIKSINIGTLEKPILLKSEEAKKWMLEKCEVSG